Within Candidatus Desulfatibia profunda, the genomic segment AACTGATATATCCTACCAGCCGGCTGGTCAGTTCGATAACGGGTATCATCGTACAGCCGAACAAGGCCATTGTCGGCGCCAACGCATTTGCCCACGAGGCTGGAATTCATCAGGACGGCATGCTCAAAAATCCCATGACATACGAAATTATGAAGCCTGAAACCGTGGGCATAAGCGCCAGCAAGATGGTACTTGGCAAACATTCGGGCAGGCATGCGCTGCGTTCCCATTTAAAGGAAATGGGATACGATCTTTCCGATGAAGAATTAAACCTTGTTTTTACAAAATTCAAGGAGCTGGCCGACAAGAAAAAACATGTCGTTGATGAAGACCTGGAAGTTATCGTAACAGAGGGGATCCTGCGCACGACCGATGTCTTTCGCCTGGAATATCTGCATGTCACCTGCGGCACTACCGTCTTTCCCATGGCAAGCGTCAGGCTCACCATCAATGAAAGGCCCGTGCAAGG encodes:
- a CDS encoding 2-isopropylmalate synthase, producing ATANTLAALSAGARQAEVTINGIGERAGNTSLEEVVMALHTRPNYLELSNNIKTELIYPTSRLVSSITGIIVQPNKAIVGANAFAHEAGIHQDGMLKNPMTYEIMKPETVGISASKMVLGKHSGRHALRSHLKEMGYDLSDEELNLVFTKFKELADKKKHVVDEDLEVIVTEGILRTTDVFRLEYLHVTCGTTVFPMASVRLTINERPVQGAGYGNGPIDAAFNSIAKLTGTESELLRFSVSALTGGTDAQGEVTVRLKENGLVALGRGADPDIITASAKAYINGLNRLEYLKAHPVQATT